One genomic region from Pseudoduganella dura encodes:
- the rfbD gene encoding dTDP-4-dehydrorhamnose reductase has product MKILLTGSTGQVGYELERSLQGLGEVIAVDRGRMDLSDLDQVRDVIRATRPQLIVNPAAYTAVDKAETEPELAHRINAEAPAVMAAEARLLGAALVHYSTDYVFSGYDAAARGEHDATGPLNVYGASKLAGEQAIAASGVPHLIFRTSWVFGMRGKNFLLTMLRLAKERDELRIVDDQHGAPTWSRTIADTTALILAQARAGGPDWWQENGGTYHLSSQGRTTWFGFTAAILEEAGIACNLVPITTNDYPLPAARPQYSALCSDRLQERFVRLPDWRDALRLCLH; this is encoded by the coding sequence ATGAAGATCTTACTCACTGGCAGCACCGGCCAGGTCGGTTATGAACTCGAACGCAGCCTGCAGGGCCTGGGCGAAGTTATCGCCGTCGACCGTGGCCGGATGGACCTGTCGGACCTCGACCAGGTGCGCGACGTGATCCGGGCAACGCGGCCGCAGCTGATCGTCAACCCGGCCGCCTACACGGCCGTGGACAAGGCCGAAACCGAGCCCGAGCTGGCGCACCGCATCAACGCCGAAGCACCGGCCGTCATGGCGGCAGAAGCCAGGCTGCTGGGCGCGGCGCTGGTACATTATTCGACCGATTACGTGTTTTCCGGCTATGACGCTGCCGCGCGCGGCGAACACGATGCGACCGGTCCGCTGAACGTCTACGGCGCCAGCAAGCTGGCCGGCGAGCAGGCGATCGCCGCCTCGGGCGTGCCGCACCTGATTTTCCGCACCAGCTGGGTGTTTGGCATGCGCGGCAAGAACTTCCTGCTGACAATGCTGCGCCTGGCGAAAGAGCGCGACGAACTGCGCATCGTCGACGACCAGCATGGCGCGCCCACCTGGAGCCGCACGATCGCCGACACCACGGCGCTGATCCTGGCGCAGGCGCGTGCAGGCGGGCCGGACTGGTGGCAGGAAAACGGCGGTACCTATCATCTGTCGAGCCAGGGCCGCACCACGTGGTTCGGCTTTACCGCGGCAATCCTGGAAGAAGCGGGCATTGCCTGCAACCTGGTGCCCATCACGACGAACGATTACCCCCTGCCTGCGGCCAGGCCGCAGTACTCGGCGCTGTGTTCAGACCGCCTGCAGGAACGCTTCGTGCGGTTGCCGGACTGGCGCGATGCGCTGCGGCTGTGCCTGCATTGA
- a CDS encoding heparinase II/III family protein, which translates to MSTLAWKVNRLKLMGVPEILWRVQQLAQKKASKVGIGLAHTPPAPAMARFGATFIGDPAQGVDAAALRTAADAILAGRWNVFAMRGLNLGFPPQWNRDPKTGTVAPMKLGKAIDYRRESVVGDIKYLWEPSRHLELVTLALAWRATGDQRYAAGARLLLESWFDQCPYPIGVHWTSSLELAVRLLNWAFAWQLLGGADSALFKGDDGKRFQRRWLDNIYQHCHFIRGYFSRHSSANNHLFGEYMGLFVASVQWPCWPESARWEALARRGIEAEAMEQNFADGVNKEQAIYYQHEVMDMMLLCHRIGLTNGAGFSAAYLERLERLAEFVAALMDVSGNVPMTGDADDAQMVRLSYEAGWSPYRSLLASCALLFKRGDFKRKAGGLDDKNRWLFGAGGVGQWDALGEAPERPVLAFPEGGYYLLGKNFGNPGEVRIVVDCAPLGYLSIAAHGHADALSFTLSAGGEELLIDPGTYAYHTQKAWRDYFRSTAAHNTVQVDGQDQSEIGGNFMWLRKANARLLAHSADADLQQFEGEHDGYGRMADPVLHRRIIQFDANCNAVVVKDILECRGDHDIALHWHFGESCRVEADGNGLVAHGRHNGLRMSCTFGDRPELLRCSEAPISGWISRRFDEKAAITTAVWRGRIGGTTEIETRITLDVAGDIASGKSNI; encoded by the coding sequence ATGAGTACACTGGCATGGAAGGTCAATCGCCTGAAATTGATGGGCGTGCCGGAAATCCTCTGGCGGGTCCAGCAGCTGGCGCAAAAGAAGGCCAGCAAGGTCGGCATCGGCCTCGCGCACACGCCGCCAGCCCCGGCCATGGCACGCTTCGGCGCCACGTTCATCGGCGATCCGGCGCAGGGCGTGGACGCCGCCGCGTTGCGCACCGCGGCCGATGCGATCCTCGCCGGGCGCTGGAATGTCTTCGCGATGCGCGGGCTCAACCTTGGCTTCCCGCCACAATGGAACCGCGATCCGAAGACCGGTACCGTGGCGCCGATGAAGCTGGGCAAGGCCATCGACTACCGCCGCGAATCGGTCGTCGGCGATATCAAGTACCTGTGGGAGCCCAGCCGGCACCTCGAGCTCGTCACGCTGGCACTGGCATGGCGCGCGACCGGCGACCAGCGCTATGCGGCCGGCGCGCGCCTGCTGCTGGAATCCTGGTTCGATCAATGCCCGTACCCGATCGGCGTGCACTGGACCAGTTCGCTGGAACTGGCTGTGCGCCTGTTGAACTGGGCCTTCGCATGGCAGCTGCTGGGCGGCGCCGACAGCGCCCTGTTCAAGGGCGACGACGGCAAGCGCTTCCAGCGCCGCTGGCTCGACAACATCTATCAGCACTGCCATTTCATCCGCGGCTACTTTTCGCGTCATTCGTCGGCCAATAATCACTTGTTCGGTGAATACATGGGCTTGTTCGTGGCCAGCGTGCAATGGCCGTGCTGGCCGGAAAGCGCGCGCTGGGAAGCCCTGGCGCGGCGCGGCATCGAGGCGGAGGCGATGGAGCAGAACTTTGCCGACGGCGTCAACAAGGAGCAGGCGATCTATTACCAGCACGAGGTGATGGACATGATGCTGCTGTGCCATCGCATCGGCCTGACGAACGGCGCCGGCTTCTCGGCGGCCTACCTGGAACGGCTCGAACGGCTGGCCGAATTCGTGGCGGCGCTGATGGATGTGAGCGGCAATGTTCCCATGACGGGCGATGCCGACGATGCCCAGATGGTCCGCCTGTCCTACGAAGCCGGCTGGAGCCCCTATCGCTCGCTGCTCGCCAGTTGCGCGCTGCTGTTCAAGCGCGGCGACTTCAAGCGCAAGGCTGGCGGACTCGACGACAAGAACCGCTGGCTGTTCGGCGCCGGCGGCGTCGGGCAGTGGGACGCGCTGGGCGAGGCGCCCGAACGGCCGGTATTGGCCTTCCCCGAAGGCGGTTATTATCTGCTGGGCAAGAACTTCGGCAATCCCGGCGAAGTGCGCATCGTCGTCGACTGTGCGCCGCTGGGCTACCTGTCGATTGCCGCGCACGGCCACGCCGATGCGCTGTCGTTCACGCTGTCGGCCGGCGGCGAAGAGCTGCTGATCGATCCCGGTACATATGCCTATCACACGCAAAAGGCATGGCGCGATTATTTCCGCAGTACCGCCGCACACAATACGGTGCAGGTCGATGGCCAGGACCAGTCGGAAATCGGTGGCAACTTCATGTGGTTGCGCAAGGCAAATGCACGCCTGCTGGCCCATTCGGCTGATGCTGATTTGCAACAATTTGAAGGCGAGCACGATGGCTACGGCAGGATGGCGGACCCCGTATTGCACCGCCGCATCATACAATTCGATGCAAATTGTAACGCTGTTGTTGTAAAAGATATATTAGAATGCCGGGGCGACCATGATATCGCCCTGCACTGGCACTTCGGCGAAAGCTGCCGGGTGGAGGCGGACGGGAACGGCCTGGTTGCGCATGGCCGGCACAATGGATTAAGGATGAGCTGTACGTTCGGCGACCGGCCCGAATTGTTGCGTTGCAGCGAAGCCCCCATCAGTGGCTGGATCTCGCGCAGGTTCGACGAAAAAGCCGCGATCACGACAGCCGTGTGGCGCGGCCGGATCGGCGGCACGACCGAGATCGAAACCCGGATCACGCTGGACGTGGCAGGCGACATCGCAAGCGGTAAATCAAACATTTAA
- a CDS encoding sugar phosphate nucleotidyltransferase, with protein MKAMILAAGKGTRVRPLTYELPKPMIPILGKPVMAYLVEHLARYGVTEIMVNVSYLHEKIEDYFGEGHQFGVQIGYSFEGYTNDDGEVVPEPLGSAGGIKKIQEFGGFFDETTIVLCGDALIDLDLKSALFEHRRKGALATVITREVPWDKVASYGVVVSDEDGRIREFQEKPDPSVAKSNCVSTGIYIFEPEVIDLIPVDQPFDIGSELFPLLAEKGLPFYSQTRKFNWIDIGSVKDYWEVLQSVLLGEVANMAVPGIQVDEGLWLGLNTSIDWSGGTKIEGPVYIGSGVKVDAGAHIIGPTWIGHGSHICSGATVTRSVLFEYTRVLPDVTLEELIVFKDYSVDRAGEMKHVSQYDSDEWANARDRRAARRRDNEQDIPTLEQKKA; from the coding sequence ATGAAAGCAATGATTCTCGCGGCCGGCAAAGGCACGCGCGTGCGGCCGTTGACGTACGAACTACCGAAACCGATGATCCCGATCCTCGGCAAACCCGTGATGGCATACCTGGTCGAGCATCTGGCCCGGTACGGCGTCACGGAAATCATGGTCAACGTCAGCTATCTGCACGAAAAGATCGAAGATTATTTTGGCGAAGGCCACCAGTTCGGTGTGCAGATCGGCTATTCCTTCGAGGGCTACACCAACGACGACGGTGAAGTGGTACCGGAGCCGCTCGGTTCGGCCGGCGGCATCAAGAAGATCCAGGAATTCGGCGGTTTCTTCGACGAGACCACGATCGTGCTGTGCGGCGATGCGCTGATCGACCTCGACCTGAAATCGGCCCTGTTCGAGCATCGCCGCAAGGGCGCGCTGGCAACCGTCATCACGCGTGAAGTGCCGTGGGACAAGGTGGCGAGCTATGGCGTCGTCGTCAGCGACGAGGATGGCCGCATCCGCGAGTTCCAGGAAAAACCCGACCCGTCGGTGGCCAAATCGAATTGCGTCAGTACCGGCATCTATATCTTCGAGCCTGAAGTCATCGACCTGATTCCGGTCGACCAGCCGTTCGACATCGGCTCCGAGCTGTTCCCGCTGCTGGCCGAAAAGGGCCTGCCGTTCTACAGCCAGACCCGCAAGTTCAACTGGATCGACATCGGCAGCGTTAAGGATTACTGGGAAGTGCTGCAAAGCGTGTTGCTGGGCGAAGTGGCCAATATGGCAGTGCCCGGCATCCAGGTCGACGAGGGGCTGTGGCTCGGCCTGAACACCAGCATCGACTGGAGCGGCGGCACGAAGATCGAAGGGCCGGTGTATATCGGCTCGGGCGTGAAGGTCGACGCCGGCGCCCACATCATCGGTCCGACATGGATCGGTCACGGCAGCCACATCTGTTCCGGCGCAACCGTCACGCGCAGCGTTCTGTTCGAATATACGCGTGTGTTACCGGATGTTACGCTGGAAGAATTGATTGTCTTCAAAGATTATAGTGTCGACCGTGCCGGCGAAATGAAACACGTGTCGCAGTACGACTCCGATGAGTGGGCCAACGCACGCGACCGCCGCGCTGCCCGCCGCCGGGACAACGAACAAGATATCCCAACATTGGAACAGAAAAAAGCATGA
- a CDS encoding nucleotide sugar dehydrogenase, translating into MKISIFGLGYVGAVSAGCLATDGHEVIGVDPNQTKVDLINAGTTPIIEKDIGEMIATTVKSGHLRATTDVRDAVLGSDMSLICVGTPSQLNGNLDLSHVRKVCEQIGAAIKDKDSFHVVVARSTMLPGSMTSVVIPSLEAASGKKAGVDFGVCNNPEFLREGTAVYDYYHPPKTVIGESDERAGEMLVKLYEKMDAPLVRTDVATAEMVKYTDNTWHAVKVAFANEIGNICKAVGIDGHKVMEIFCQDTKLNLSPYYMKPGFAFGGSCLPKDVRALTYKARSLDLELPLLDSILPSNRKQVEKGVKMIVDKGTRKIGILGFSFKAGTDDLRESPLVDVIETLLGKGYELKLYDKNVNLAALTGANQDYILNHIPHISKLMVNSMEEVLAFADTVVIGNGAAEFKQVPGLLKDGQNIVDLVRISKEQSGGQYDGICW; encoded by the coding sequence TTGAAAATCAGTATCTTTGGCCTGGGCTACGTGGGGGCGGTGTCTGCCGGCTGCCTGGCAACCGACGGACATGAAGTGATCGGCGTCGATCCAAACCAGACGAAAGTCGACCTGATCAACGCCGGCACCACGCCGATCATCGAGAAGGATATCGGCGAGATGATCGCGACGACCGTCAAGAGCGGCCATCTGCGCGCCACCACCGACGTGCGCGATGCAGTGCTCGGCAGCGACATGTCGCTGATCTGCGTGGGCACCCCGTCGCAGCTGAACGGCAACCTGGACCTGTCGCACGTGCGCAAGGTGTGCGAGCAGATCGGTGCCGCGATCAAGGACAAGGATAGTTTCCACGTGGTGGTCGCACGCAGCACGATGCTGCCGGGCTCGATGACTTCGGTCGTGATCCCGTCGCTGGAAGCCGCTTCCGGCAAGAAGGCCGGCGTTGATTTCGGCGTCTGCAACAACCCGGAATTCCTGCGCGAAGGCACCGCGGTCTACGATTATTACCATCCACCGAAGACCGTGATCGGCGAGTCCGACGAGCGCGCCGGCGAGATGCTGGTCAAGCTGTACGAGAAGATGGACGCACCGCTGGTGCGCACCGATGTCGCCACGGCCGAAATGGTCAAGTACACGGACAACACCTGGCACGCCGTCAAGGTGGCGTTCGCCAACGAGATCGGCAACATCTGCAAGGCGGTCGGCATCGACGGCCACAAGGTGATGGAGATCTTCTGCCAGGATACCAAGCTGAACCTGTCGCCTTACTACATGAAGCCGGGCTTCGCCTTCGGCGGCTCGTGCCTGCCGAAGGACGTGCGCGCCCTGACTTACAAGGCCCGCTCGCTGGACCTGGAACTGCCGCTGCTCGATTCGATCCTGCCGTCGAACCGCAAGCAGGTGGAAAAGGGCGTGAAGATGATCGTCGACAAGGGCACCCGCAAGATCGGCATCCTCGGTTTCTCGTTCAAGGCCGGCACCGACGACCTGCGCGAATCGCCGCTGGTCGACGTCATCGAGACGCTGCTGGGCAAGGGCTACGAACTGAAACTGTATGACAAGAACGTGAACCTGGCCGCGCTGACCGGCGCCAACCAGGACTACATCCTGAACCACATTCCGCACATCTCGAAGCTGATGGTAAACTCGATGGAGGAAGTGCTGGCCTTCGCCGATACCGTGGTGATCGGCAACGGCGCCGCCGAATTCAAGCAGGTCCCGGGCCTGTTGAAGGATGGCCAGAACATCGTCGACCTCGTGCGCATCAGCAAGGAGCAAAGCGGAGGCCAGTACGATGGTATCTGCTGGTAA
- a CDS encoding glycosyltransferase family 4 protein — MVSAGKGKAGGKPRRVLILVENLPSPFDRRVWQEATTLHANGYEVSIICPTGKGYEGRYEEVDGIHIYRYKLPLEAEGAKGYAIEYSAALFHTFRLAWKVLFKHGFDVIHACNPPDLLFLIGGFFKLTMGKKFLFDHHDINPELYEAKFGRRDFFYKLMVLFERWSFKTSDVSIATNESYKRIAIERGGMDPDRCYVVRSGPKLDRLRVLPPVEALKKGKRYLVGYVGVMGAQEGIDLLLEAARHLIVDMGRKDVHFGLVGGGTSLDQMKALAVKMGIADYVTFTGRVPDQDLLEMLNTSDVCVNPDVANDMNDKSTMNKIMEYMALGKPIVQFDLVEGKVSAQEASLYANKNDPVDMARKIAELLDDPARRERMGAYGRHRVVNELEWQYEAPKLLAAYERLYSANAPLPGAVPPSYKGS, encoded by the coding sequence ATGGTATCTGCTGGTAAGGGCAAAGCAGGGGGCAAGCCCCGCCGCGTCCTGATCCTGGTCGAGAACCTGCCATCGCCATTCGACCGGCGCGTGTGGCAGGAAGCGACCACGCTGCATGCGAACGGCTACGAAGTCTCGATCATCTGCCCGACGGGCAAGGGTTACGAGGGCCGTTACGAAGAAGTCGACGGCATCCATATCTACCGCTACAAGCTCCCGCTCGAAGCGGAAGGCGCGAAGGGCTACGCGATCGAATATTCGGCGGCGCTGTTCCACACCTTCCGCCTGGCGTGGAAGGTGCTGTTCAAGCACGGCTTCGATGTGATCCACGCGTGCAACCCGCCCGACCTGCTGTTCCTGATCGGCGGCTTCTTCAAGCTCACGATGGGCAAGAAGTTCCTGTTCGATCACCACGACATCAACCCGGAACTGTACGAAGCCAAGTTCGGACGCCGCGATTTCTTCTACAAGCTGATGGTGCTGTTCGAGCGCTGGTCGTTCAAGACGTCCGACGTGTCGATCGCCACCAACGAGTCGTACAAGCGCATCGCCATCGAGCGCGGCGGCATGGATCCGGATCGCTGCTATGTCGTGCGCAGCGGCCCGAAACTGGACCGCCTGCGCGTGCTGCCGCCCGTGGAAGCGCTGAAGAAGGGCAAGCGCTACCTGGTCGGCTATGTCGGCGTGATGGGCGCGCAGGAAGGCATCGACCTGCTGCTGGAAGCCGCCCGCCACCTGATCGTCGACATGGGCCGCAAGGACGTGCATTTCGGTCTCGTCGGCGGCGGTACCTCGCTCGACCAGATGAAGGCGCTGGCCGTGAAGATGGGCATTGCCGACTACGTGACGTTCACCGGCCGCGTGCCTGACCAGGACCTGCTGGAAATGCTGAACACGTCCGACGTATGCGTGAACCCGGACGTGGCGAACGACATGAACGACAAGTCCACGATGAACAAGATCATGGAGTACATGGCGCTGGGCAAGCCCATCGTGCAGTTCGACCTGGTCGAAGGCAAGGTGTCGGCACAGGAGGCATCGCTCTACGCGAACAAGAACGACCCGGTCGACATGGCGCGGAAGATCGCCGAACTGCTGGACGATCCGGCGCGCCGCGAACGCATGGGGGCCTATGGCCGCCATCGCGTGGTCAACGAGCTGGAATGGCAATACGAAGCGCCGAAACTGCTGGCGGCGTACGAGCGGCTGTACTCGGCCAATGCTCCGCTGCCCGGTGCGGTTCCCCCATCATACAAAGGAAGCTGA
- the galE gene encoding UDP-glucose 4-epimerase GalE, which translates to MNILVTGGMGYIGSHTVVELVKAGHDVVVVDNLANADRSVQERVQSITGKAFEFVEADIRDRAALERAFALRKFDSVIHFAGLKAVGESVAQPLRYYDNNVSGSVALLETMAKFDVKSIVFSSSATVYGDPASVPITEDSPLSATNPYGRSKLMIEEILRDLHKSDDSWRIALLRYFNPVGAHESGLIGEAPSGIPNNLMPYVAQVAEGKRESLSVFGSDYPTPDGTGVRDYIHVVDLAIGHVKTLDKLATAPGVYTYNLGTGRGNSVLEMVRAFEAASGRQVPYKIVDRRPGDIAACYADTAKAERELGWKAQFDIARMCSDTWRWQSSSK; encoded by the coding sequence ATGAACATTCTCGTTACCGGTGGCATGGGTTATATCGGCTCGCACACCGTCGTCGAACTGGTCAAGGCCGGCCATGACGTGGTCGTGGTGGACAACCTCGCGAACGCCGACCGCTCGGTGCAGGAGCGGGTGCAGAGCATTACCGGCAAGGCGTTCGAATTCGTCGAGGCGGATATCCGCGACCGCGCCGCACTGGAACGCGCCTTCGCGCTGCGCAAGTTCGATTCCGTGATCCACTTCGCCGGCCTGAAGGCGGTGGGTGAATCCGTGGCGCAGCCGCTGCGCTACTACGACAACAACGTGTCCGGCAGCGTCGCGCTGCTGGAGACGATGGCAAAGTTCGACGTCAAGTCGATCGTCTTCAGTTCGTCGGCCACGGTGTACGGCGACCCGGCCTCGGTGCCGATCACCGAGGATTCCCCGCTGTCGGCAACGAATCCATATGGCCGCAGCAAGCTGATGATCGAAGAGATCCTGCGCGACCTGCACAAGTCGGACGACTCGTGGCGGATCGCGCTGCTGCGCTACTTCAACCCGGTGGGCGCGCATGAGAGCGGCCTGATCGGCGAAGCGCCGAGCGGCATCCCGAACAACCTGATGCCGTACGTGGCGCAGGTGGCCGAAGGCAAGCGGGAATCGCTGTCCGTGTTCGGCAGCGATTACCCCACGCCGGACGGCACCGGAGTGCGCGATTACATCCACGTGGTCGATCTCGCGATCGGTCATGTGAAGACGCTGGACAAGCTGGCGACAGCTCCTGGCGTATATACCTACAATCTGGGGACCGGCCGCGGCAACAGCGTGCTCGAGATGGTGCGTGCGTTCGAAGCTGCAAGCGGCCGTCAAGTCCCCTACAAGATCGTTGACCGACGACCTGGGGATATCGCCGCCTGCTATGCGGATACGGCGAAGGCCGAGCGCGAGCTCGGCTGGAAAGCACAATTCGACATTGCCCGTATGTGTTCCGACACGTGGCGCTGGCAGTCTTCATCGAAATAA
- a CDS encoding mannose-1-phosphate guanylyltransferase/mannose-6-phosphate isomerase yields MKIYPVILSGGAGTRLWPLSRAALPKQLLPVVADKTMLQDTALRLNGRAELMQPLIVCGNEHRFLVAEQLREINVKPLGILLEPEGRNTAPAVAAAAHYLKAVDADAVMLVLPADHVISDTEAFYEAIMRAAELVEHGSLATFGIVPTAPETGYGYIKSGEPLPVGDNCFKVDRFVEKPDRATAEGFVAAGNYFWNSGMFLFRAESYLKELQQFQPAIASATFDAVSKGYRDLDFCRLNEEAFAASPSDSIDYAVMEHTRHAVVVPAAIGWNDVGSWSALWEVQQHDENGNVSRGDVYLDGVSNSLVRAESRCVAVVGLDNVVVVETNDAVLVVHKDQVQRVKQVVDHLKCQDRTEHLHHTKVYRPWGCYEGIDIGDRFQVKRITVNPGGKLSLQMHHHRAEHWIVVSGTAKVTCGDKVELLTENESTYIPIGMNHRLENPGKLPLHLIEVQSGSYLGEDDIVRFEDVYQRT; encoded by the coding sequence ATGAAAATTTATCCCGTCATCCTGTCCGGCGGCGCCGGCACCCGCCTGTGGCCACTGTCGCGCGCGGCGCTGCCGAAGCAGTTGCTGCCGGTGGTTGCCGACAAAACGATGCTGCAGGACACGGCCCTGCGCCTGAATGGCCGGGCCGAACTGATGCAGCCGCTGATCGTGTGCGGTAACGAACACCGCTTCCTGGTCGCCGAACAGCTGCGCGAAATCAACGTCAAGCCGCTGGGCATCCTGCTCGAACCGGAAGGCCGCAACACGGCACCGGCCGTTGCCGCCGCCGCGCATTACCTGAAGGCGGTGGATGCCGACGCGGTGATGCTGGTGCTGCCGGCCGATCACGTGATCAGCGACACCGAGGCGTTCTATGAGGCGATCATGCGCGCGGCGGAACTGGTCGAACATGGGTCGCTGGCCACGTTCGGCATCGTGCCGACCGCCCCGGAGACGGGATACGGCTATATCAAGAGCGGCGAGCCGCTGCCGGTCGGCGACAATTGCTTCAAGGTCGATCGATTCGTTGAAAAACCGGATCGGGCGACTGCCGAAGGCTTTGTCGCGGCGGGCAATTACTTCTGGAACAGCGGCATGTTCCTGTTCCGCGCGGAGAGCTACCTGAAGGAACTGCAGCAGTTCCAGCCGGCGATCGCCAGCGCGACCTTCGATGCGGTGTCGAAGGGCTACCGCGACCTGGATTTCTGCCGCCTGAACGAGGAAGCCTTCGCGGCCAGCCCGTCCGACTCGATCGATTACGCCGTGATGGAGCACACCCGTCATGCCGTGGTGGTGCCGGCCGCGATCGGCTGGAACGATGTCGGCTCCTGGTCCGCGCTGTGGGAAGTGCAGCAGCATGACGAGAACGGCAACGTCTCCCGTGGCGACGTCTACCTCGATGGCGTGAGCAATTCGCTGGTGCGTGCCGAAAGCCGTTGCGTGGCCGTGGTCGGCCTCGATAACGTCGTGGTCGTCGAGACCAACGATGCCGTGCTGGTAGTGCACAAGGACCAGGTGCAGCGCGTGAAGCAGGTGGTGGACCACCTGAAGTGCCAGGATCGCACCGAGCACCTGCACCACACGAAGGTTTACCGTCCGTGGGGCTGCTACGAAGGTATCGATATCGGCGATCGTTTCCAGGTCAAGCGCATCACCGTCAATCCGGGCGGCAAGCTGTCGTTGCAGATGCACCATCATCGCGCCGAGCACTGGATCGTGGTGTCCGGTACGGCCAAGGTGACGTGCGGCGACAAGGTCGAGCTGCTGACGGAAAACGAATCGACTTACATTCCGATCGGCATGAACCATCGGCTGGAAAATCCGGGCAAGCTGCCGCTGCACCTGATCGAGGTGCAGTCCGGCAGTTACCTGGGCGAAGACGATATCGTGCGGTTCGAGGACGTCTACCAGCGCACCTGA
- a CDS encoding TIGR03790 family protein: MILRPFLILLVLLAAAAAQAAPALQPAQLGIVINDDEPNSVELGEYYRIARGIPEANIVHVRIPGKPRKLTEEQFSRLKAEIDGKLRPDVQAVLMVWTAPYAVECNSITAAYALGFDAAQCANTCAAGKPSPYFNATGLPGAAEKGMRLAMLLPTGSVEEGKALIDRGKASGFRTPAAGAYYLFTSEMARNSRARFFPTAGTIPQRKLTIHTLRDDALEGKRDIMIYQTGKAKVTGLETLQFLPGALADHLTSTGGDLLGEGQMSSLRWLQAGATASYGTVSEPCNFWQKFPNPAVLLRHYVAGSTAIEAYWRSVAWPAQGVFIGEPLAAPYRR; encoded by the coding sequence ATGATCTTGCGTCCCTTCCTCATCCTGCTGGTGCTGCTGGCCGCGGCTGCCGCGCAGGCGGCACCGGCGCTGCAGCCTGCCCAGCTGGGCATCGTCATCAACGACGATGAACCAAACAGCGTCGAGTTGGGCGAGTACTACCGTATCGCGCGCGGCATTCCCGAAGCGAACATCGTGCACGTCCGTATCCCGGGCAAGCCGCGCAAGCTCACCGAAGAGCAGTTCAGCAGGTTGAAGGCGGAGATCGACGGAAAGCTGCGGCCGGATGTCCAGGCCGTGCTGATGGTCTGGACGGCGCCTTATGCGGTGGAATGCAACAGCATCACGGCTGCCTATGCACTGGGCTTCGACGCCGCCCAGTGCGCCAACACCTGCGCGGCCGGCAAGCCCAGTCCGTACTTCAATGCCACGGGCTTGCCCGGCGCGGCGGAGAAGGGCATGCGGCTGGCAATGCTGTTGCCGACCGGCTCAGTGGAGGAGGGCAAGGCCTTGATCGATCGCGGCAAGGCCAGCGGTTTTCGCACCCCCGCCGCCGGGGCCTACTACCTGTTCACCAGCGAAATGGCGCGCAACAGCCGCGCCCGGTTCTTCCCGACGGCCGGCACCATCCCGCAACGCAAGCTGACGATCCATACGCTGCGCGATGACGCGCTCGAGGGCAAGCGCGACATCATGATCTACCAGACCGGCAAGGCGAAGGTGACGGGGCTGGAAACGCTGCAATTCCTGCCGGGCGCGCTGGCCGATCACCTGACATCCACCGGGGGCGACTTGCTCGGAGAGGGACAGATGAGCAGCCTGCGCTGGCTGCAGGCCGGTGCCACCGCCAGCTATGGCACCGTGAGCGAGCCGTGCAATTTCTGGCAGAAGTTCCCCAATCCGGCAGTCCTGCTGCGCCATTACGTTGCCGGCAGCACGGCGATCGAGGCCTACTGGCGCAGCGTTGCCTGGCCGGCGCAGGGGGTATTCATTGGCGAACCCCTGGCGGCCCCTTACCGGCGCTGA